The Fusarium poae strain DAOMC 252244 chromosome 2, whole genome shotgun sequence nucleotide sequence AAATTTTACACGGTTGATTTGCTGCAGCAAATATTGCGACAATGACTTAGTAATGAAGTTACACAACTTATCTGTTCAGAGTGCAAGTGAAACGTGCAGTACTGTGAGTACCTATGACGTTGGAGCTGCGAGAGCTTAGCTCCCTTGTCCATCCATCCCTGTCTGGCCAGCTCCGTAGGTGCTATTGCCTGTCGCCTTCACATGCCTCTCACTCAATGACTCCCTTGGACCTTTCCTCCCTTGTCGTCGTGTGCCACTCTCGTTTCCTTCCCACAAACCATAACTCATCTCATCCCAGTTGATGAGCTAATTAGCTCGACATGGTGAGTTATGCTCACGATATTGATTGAATTATGTATGACTGATCGTGTCTGCAAAGGAAACCCTTCAAGAGACTGCCCGTGTCGTCACATCTAAGCCTGTTCAACGAGCTGTCGTTAACACCGTCCTCCTCGTCTCAACAGCCGCAACTCTATTTTGCACTGCTGCAATTGCTTCTGTACTCTTTTTTCAGAATTTCCTGCCTCATGAGGTTGTCACTTTGCCAGTACATCTCCAATATGGGTGCGTAATTTTGATGCTGCGACTGACCTAACTGGATCACTGACATGGCTGGATTTCTCATAGCTCTGGGATTAATCCATATGGAATCACATCACTCCAAACGCCGCCCATGAAAACGCAGCAAGAGTACGACGTGTCGCTATTGCTATCCATGCCGCGCTCGGCCCCAAACGTGGAGCGCGGTAACTTTATGATCAGCCTGCACATGCTCGGCGCCAAAGCTGACGTTGGGCTTCACACTCAGGCTGAACAACATGCGTCGTCACACCAAGGGTTTGATCAAGCCAATGTTTTGTTCAGTTCCCGCAGGCCTGCTCTGTTTCCTTACGTGGATCCGCTCGTGTCTGTAGCATCCCGTGTCCTGTTTCTGATTTACCACCTGTTTACCCCGGGATCGAGCACGAACTCTGTAATCATCCCATTGGCCGAGCGAGTCTCTTTCTCAAAAGACTCATTGTTACCCAAGTCGGCATACATTGAGGTGGAGGCAGGCCAAACAATCCAGGTGTACCATGCCTACCTACAGCTTACGGCTCAACTTCGTGGGCTTCGCTGGATGATGGTGCACTATCGCATTTCAACATTCCTGGCCCTTACTGTTGTTTTTTGGGCCTTCGAAGTGATCTTTATGGGCGTGGCTTGGGGGATATGGAGCGTTGCCTCGGGGTCACCACCTGCAGAAGACGATGTCAAACGCAGGAGACTCAAGGGTTTGAGGGATGAAGACGAGCTCACGGACCACGAAGAGACCTTTCCCACGTATGGCAAGCAACAGCCTCTCAAGTACGAGCCGGACATCAAACCAGAATTGGACTCCGAGCAGCCCCTGTCCGAAATTCCTCGAGCAGGAGCTGAtgctgacgatgaagacgatgggAGCTTTGACGACAAGGACGAGGAGGATGTGGAACACAAGGATTCGGGTATTGGCACGAGTTATAGCGAGGAAGGTACTTCAAGTATTCGACGGCGGACATCACGCAATAGACTATGAGAAACTGGGGTGTGATGTGTGTTAATCAGGGGCAATGGTACGCGAAGTGGTAGAAGCCGATACCCATATTTTTAATATGAATGATAGAGTAATGAGAAGTCGGAATTATATCATGTTTGGCGTTTATTCGGCCGTGTCGAAGTACCTTGATTGGGCCATACCGATTTAAGGTGTATGCCAACTTGAGGTGCAATTCTATGACGAGCTCATAAAAGGTGCAGAGTAAAGCTTGGTTACGAGAATCCAACCCATGACATCGTGTGAGTTGTTTTTTGTCCATATCAAAAACCTTTGTAAAAGATGGTATGGAGGTCATCTATCTGTTCGCTTGAGCGTGAGGTTAAGCTGTTGGGTCCGCATTTGaatgtgtgataaaatcaaCTCACGCTGTATGTATCACTGGCAGCAATGACAATGACAAGCAATTGCTGTTGTTTAGTCTAGATACATAGCCAAAGAACATATCAGCAGAGAAAGCTGCTAACAGATACTCATCTAGCACATGCTCGACATACCAATTCATATTGACCAACGCACCTATTCTCATGTTTCATATTGTACCTGGGCTTCTAGGTTAGGTAGGCGTCTTGGTCTTCCTCGGGCCCCTTGCCCGCATTCACCAACGAATTTTATAGCGGGCACCCACGTCCAACCCCTCCATATTGTAAGGAACACCCATGCTCAGGCTGGCTGATCTAGATCCctatctcttcttttctcttcacATGGGTAACTTAGCCCCTCCACTTTCTACCCGTGGACAACAAACAGCACCCGCTTGGTTCGTCTCGGCTTGTCAGTCGAGTTTTTGCAGTGCATCCCTTAGTTAGTTACTTGCTTCATCAAACATACCGACTCTTGTTCTCCCTCCTTATATCAGTAGTCATATAAGAGATATGACCTTGAACCTCTGAATTGCTCATTGTCTCCACCACCAACCCACCTCAGTCTACCACACCCGGCCACCTCACTGCTACCACGACAGCAGCAGGTACCGTGCCGCTACCGCTACGTACCGACCGCCATTACTAGTTCGATTCACTTGGACTCTATTGCGGGACCAACTACAGCCAGCGACTACCTCCACCGCCCACCCGCTTGTTCCTCTCGACGTCTCCCGAACCACGTCTGAACATTTACGACAAGCCCTGAGCTGAGCACACCGACCTGACCGCATGCGCTGAGTTAAGCACCGGCAAGCGACTGTCCGACTGCTTTTGCTGCTTGCATCTCGCGCCAGCCTAGCCCTGACCAGCCCAACGTTCAGCGAGCCTAAACGAGAACAGACTCTACGACCAGACCTTTAGATCTCTCTCGCCGTTATCATCATCTCTGTCTCCCCTCACCTCGATTATACAAACCAGTTCGTTCTCAGCACGTACCGCCACGATGCCCTGCTTCAAGGGCATTGCGGTCAGCATCCATGCGAATTCTGCCCCGCTGCCAGAGCATGGCATGCAGAAACAATCTCGTCTCTCGCGGATCAGCACCTACATTCCTGTACCCCAACCTCAGCTCGCAGAGTCAAACAAACCCGAGCCTGCTAAATTCGCCATCTCCATTACGCTCCTTACTCCAGGCCTGCCTATCCCATACTCAACCCCCAAGCCCAGTGATGAGAACCCTTACCCGAAGCCTCAGTTCGTTGGTGGACTTAACACTGGCGAACGGGGCAAGTCAACTGGTGTGGTCAACCCTTACATTCCCATGACCAATTCCGAGAACGAGACCATTGCTGCCTATATCTACTTTGATGGCCGAGCCAAGGAAGAAGTTGCTACTCTGCTACGACCTGGCGAGGAGACTTGGGTCAACAGCCGTTGGGTTCAGGTCCCAGACTCTGAAGGCGGCGGTCTGGCTGAACGTGAGTTCTTATTCCGCGAAGTCGGCCTGGAGCGATGGCTCAACGGCTTGGATCTACAAGGTCACGATGCTGCCGAGAAGCTAGAGAAGCGTCGCCAGAAGTTTGAGAAGCGCCGGCGACGACAAGGGGCTCTTGAGGGGAACGCCAGCGCCGACATAGAAGGAGGATCTTCCAGTCGAAGGAGCACACTACGCTACGGCGCTGATGACAAGTCCCCTATCGAAGCTGTTCTAGATGATTCCGATTCTTGGtccgacgacgacgacgagccaCCTGAGGCGACTGGTCAAATCAAAGTGGCTATGTTCCGCGTCCTCGCCTCAGGCGAAATCAAGAAGGGCGAGTACTCACCTCAATTTGATGCCCACGATGGCGACGAAGACGATATGGGGTCTAAAGAAGGCAACGGCATCGATGCTGATGTCGAACACACCACAAGTTTTGCCAAGCCCAAAACCCTTGACCCCAAAACGATTAGCACCCAAACGGTCACAGGTATTGACGGCCCAGACAAACCTTACGCCGTCTTTACCTTCTTTTACCGTGGAGAGCGTAAGTGTCATATCATAGTTTGGCTTCCATATAATGACAAGTGATTATAGGACAACTACAAAAGCTCGGCGTGATTCAGTCATCAAAGAATCCCCAGACAACACCAAGCTCGGTCAAGCGAAGATCAGGTCAGCTGGACTTTTCTAACCTGGGACCTCTCAAGGCTGGTGGTACCGTTGGCTTCTCTGCTTTCCGCGACCAAGCTAGTGAAGCCTCAAGACGGCGTAAGGCCCGAAAGAAGAGCAACGGTAATATCGCTGATGAcagcgacgatgacgatgacgacgacgacgcgAACCTGGGCAAGATGGAAGAAGCCTACGATAAGGACGTGGACACCAAACTCGCTCCAGAAGATGCTAAGTTCCAGGGCGAGCTGGCTGATGGCGTGGACCGTATTCACGTAAGTCCGCCGTGATTATTATTCAAGACCCCCCTGATCTAACATTCTGAATGTAGCTTAAGAGGGCGCATTCCGCGGACCCAGATAGCATAGCTGCGTCTTCAGCATCACAGACTACCAACGCTGGCAACCCATCGGCACCCAATGCTGGAGGATCTCCTGCAAACAATAACTTGTCAAATGCAGCGATTTTTGATACCCCCAGCAAGTCTACTTTCCAGAGCCCACTCAAGAAGTACAGGCCTAGCGTTGACTATGGGGCCGAAGGTATCAACTTTGGATCAAGCTCAGGCTTGAAGACAGAGTTGGATTCAGCGCCACGTGCGAGATCCGGATCTGGAACACCCTCCAACGCTGAGGTGCAAAAACCCAAGATtgacgatgaggaagagCTATAGATGTATGCAGTCAACTAACACGACGTTCTGCTTGTCTAGAATAAGCATGGCAAACGAACTCGGAAGATGACGATAGAGCCCAGCATTATTCCCACAAGAAGCTGCTGTAGGATCTCAAGGCGGGCGGGTGGTACGAGCAGATTCAATATAGACTGGTGGATTATCACTCGGGAAGAAGCTGCGATTATGACCGGAATGAATACTTGCGGCAGATTTCAAACGGTCCACGAAAAACATGATAAGGTGTATTGGCAATGATCAAGGAGTCCTTGGGTGCTTCTGGCCTTTTGCGAGCAAGTGGCGCGTTGACGAAAGGCCCTGCTTTTCTGGCTGCAGGAAACAAGGAAATGTTTATTTGGAGGGGAGCAGACTATTAGAGGCTGGAAGGTTAAAGCAAGTACTTTGTACCAGCCAGAGGAACTAGCTCATGGCTCTGAATGAAACTACTGTATATATGATGGCATAACGAGAGAAAGAATAGGACATTGTTCTGCATATTCATTGAACGGTGTGAAATGTGAGATGCTGTAGAACATCTTGACACTATGCTTTGGCGGTTTTTAGATAACATGAGAATCTTGCATCTAATATTGAAGACCAAAAACATATCACGGAGAAGGTTGAACGGCGTTtcatt carries:
- a CDS encoding hypothetical protein (BUSCO:20689at5125); amino-acid sequence: MPCFKGIAVSIHANSAPLPEHGMQKQSRLSRISTYIPVPQPQLAESNKPEPAKFAISITLLTPGLPIPYSTPKPSDENPYPKPQFVGGLNTGERGKSTGVVNPYIPMTNSENETIAAYIYFDGRAKEEVATLLRPGEETWVNSRWVQVPDSEGGGLAEREFLFREVGLERWLNGLDLQGHDAAEKLEKRRQKFEKRRRRQGALEGNASADIEGGSSSRRSTLRYGADDKSPIEAVLDDSDSWSDDDDEPPEATGQIKVAMFRVLASGEIKKGEYSPQFDAHDGDEDDMGSKEGNGIDADVEHTTSFAKPKTLDPKTISTQTVTGIDGPDKPYAVFTFFYRGERQLQKLGVIQSSKNPQTTPSSVKRRSGQLDFSNLGPLKAGGTVGFSAFRDQASEASRRRKARKKSNGNIADDSDDDDDDDDANLGKMEEAYDKDVDTKLAPEDAKFQGELADGVDRIHLKRAHSADPDSIAASSASQTTNAGNPSAPNAGGSPANNNLSNAAIFDTPSKSTFQSPLKKYRPSVDYGAEGINFGSSSGLKTELDSAPRARSGSGTPSNAEVQKPKIDDEEEL
- a CDS encoding hypothetical protein (TransMembrane:2 (o20-45i236-259o)) gives rise to the protein METLQETARVVTSKPVQRAVVNTVLLVSTAATLFCTAAIASVLFFQNFLPHEVVTLPVHLQYGSGINPYGITSLQTPPMKTQQEYDVSLLLSMPRSAPNVERGNFMISLHMLGAKADVGLHTQAEQHASSHQGFDQANVLFSSRRPALFPYVDPLVSVASRVLFLIYHLFTPGSSTNSVIIPLAERVSFSKDSLLPKSAYIEVEAGQTIQVYHAYLQLTAQLRGLRWMMVHYRISTFLALTVVFWAFEVIFMGVAWGIWSVASGSPPAEDDVKRRRLKGLRDEDELTDHEETFPTYGKQQPLKYEPDIKPELDSEQPLSEIPRAGADADDEDDGSFDDKDEEDVEHKDSGIGTSYSEEGTSSIRRRTSRNRL